CTACTTCTGGGCGCGCGCGTTCATGGGCACGTAGTCCCGGCGCTTGGAGCCCGTGTACACCTGACGCGGACGGGCGATCTTCTGCTCGGGATCCTTCACCATCTCCTCCCACTGGGTCACCCAACCCACGGTGCGCGGAATGGCGAAGAGCACGGGGAACATCTCCACCGGGAAGCCCATGGCCTCGTAGATGAGGCCCGAGTAGAAGTCCACGTTCGGGTAGAGCTTGCGCTTGACGAAGTACTCGTCCTGCAGGGCGATGCGCTCGAGCTCCACGGCGATCTCCAGGAGCGGGTTCTTGCCCGTCACCTCGAAGACCTCGTCCGCCACGCGCTTGATGACCTTGGCGCGCGGATCATAGGACTTGTAGACGCGGTGGCCGAAGCCCATGAGCTTGGAGCCGCCCTCGCCGCCCTTCACCTGCTTGATGAACTCCGGCACCTTGGAGACGTGGCCGATCTCGCGCAGCATGCGCAGCACGGCCTCGTTGGCGCCGCCGTGCAGCGGGCCGTAGAGCGCCGCGATGCCCGAGGCCACCGCGCTGAAGGGATCCACCTCGGAGGAGCCCACGGTGCGCACGGACGTGGTGGAGCAGTTCTGCTCGTGGTCGGCGTGGAGGATGAAGAGGACGTCGAGCGCCTTCTCCAGGGTGGGGTGCACCTTGTAGGTGGTGGTGCCGATCTTGCGGACCATCGCCAGGAAGTTGCCCACGTAGGACAGATCGTTGTCCGGGTAGACGTAGGGCAGGCCCATGCTGTGGCGGTAGGAGAAGGCGGCCAGCGTCGGCATCTTGGCGATGAGCCGGGTCATCTGGATGCGGCGGCTGCGCTCGTCCTTGGTGTGCTTGGCGTCCGGGTAGAAGCCCGAGAGCGCGGCCACCGTGGAGGACAGCATGGACATGGGGTGCGCGTCGTAGCGGAACCCGTCCATGAACGTCTTGATGTTCTCGTGCACGTAGGTGTGGTGCGTGACGAGGTACCTGAACTCCTCGAGCTGCTTCTCGGTGGGCAGCTCGCCGTTGAGCAGCAGGTAGGAGACTTCGAGGAAGGAGGAGCGCTCAGCGAGCTGCTCGATGGGGTAGCCCCGGTACTCCAGGATGCCCTTGTCCCCGTCGATGAAGGTGATGGCGCTCTTGCAGTTCGCCGTATTCAGGAACGCTGGGTCATACCCCATCAGACCGAAGTCATCGTCTGAGACCTTGATCTGCCTGAGGCCGTTGGTCCGAATGCATCCGTTCTCGATCGGGATCTCGTACGTCTTCCCGGTCCGGTTGTCCGTGATGGTCAGCGTATCCTTTGGCATGGGAGGACTTTTCACAGGCGGCGGAGAGCTTTCAACAAAAAAGAGCGGCGCCCGGAGAGGCCGCGTTTGCCTCCGGGCACCCGTGGTCTCAGGTGAGCCGGGCTCCCGTGAGTTCCAGTTGTTGCCAGAAGCCGGGGAAGCTCTTCTCCACGCACTCGGGGCCGGTGAGCGTCAGGGCCGCCCCCGAGAGGGCGGAGAGCGTCGCGGACACCATGGCCATGCGGTGGTCCCCTCGGCTGTCCATGGCGAAGTGGCGGGGTGGGGTGGGAGGTGGATGGATGGTAAGCGTCTCACCCTCCAGGACCGTCTTCCCGCCAACAGCATCCACCAGCGTGCGGATGCCCTCCAGCCGGTCGCTCTCCTTGACCCGCAGGATGCCCACGTCGGTGAGCGTGGAGGAACGTGGCAGCACGCATGCGAGCGCGGCCAGGGTGGGCAGGAGGTCCGGGCACTCCTTGCCCGATGCAACGAGACCGTCACGGGCCTCGCCCACCAGACGCAGGGTGGAATTGAGCCCGGCCTCGGCGCGCAGTCCCGCGCGTTCCACCAGCCGCACCAGCGCCTGATCCGGGTGGGCGCTGCCGAGGTCCGCGCGCTCCACGCTCCCGCCCGTGCGCCAGGCCAATAGCAGCAGGTAGCCGAGCGAGGACCAGTCTCCCGGCATGGCCGGGGTGCGCTCCGGGGCGCGGTAGTCCGCCACCTCGAAGCGACCGTCCCGCTCCTCCACCGTGAAGCCGAAGCGGCGCAGCCAGGACACGGTCAGCTCCAGGTAGCCCGCGCTGGTGAGCGTGCCGGTGATCTCCACGCGCCACGGACGGCGCTCGCGCAGGTACAGCGCCGCGCAGCCGAGCAGCAGACTGGAGGCGTACTGGCTGCTCTGATCGCCGGGGACGCGGAAGACGGGCTCGCCGGTGCGCTCCGGGGCGCGGATCTCCACGGGCCAGGGCTTGCCCTCGGTGAGCACGAGCCCCGAGGGCCCGAGCGCCTCGCGCAGGGACTCGAAGAGCGGGCCGTGGGGCCGCTCGCCCAGGCGGGGCGTGCCGGTGAGGCGCACGTGGGCACCGGGCGTCACCGCGGCCTGGGTGACGAGGATGCGGAAGGGGGCGCCGCCATCCGCGCAGTCCACGTCCCGCACGGTGCCGGGCGGCAGGCGCAGGGCCTCGACGCCCCGGCGCAGCACGCGCACGTCCGCGGGGAGGAAGTGCTCGGGCTCGCGCTGGATCTCCGGCAGGGGCCAGGCTCCGGTGAGGTGCGCGAGCACCAGCGCCCGTTGGGCGTCCGATTTGGAGATGGGTGGCGTGAGGACGGCGGGGGTGAGCCGGCTCGGGTCGACGTGCAGCCGGGTCTGGGATGAACTCGTCATGGGCGGACTCCCTTCGTCCAGGCGGGCCAGAGTGCGCGCCACTCGGGCGCGGAGACGTCACGCACCTCGGCGACGCCAATGTCGGTGAGCAACACCATGCGCAGCTCTCCCGCCGCGCCCGTCTTCTTGTCCGCGGCCAGGAGCGCCTCGATGTCCTCGAGCGCCGCGCGCTTGAGCAGCGCCGCCGTGCGCTTGCGGTTGAGCACCCCCGGCCCCTTCTCCAGCGCCGTCTCCACGCGGGCGGCCACCTTGTCGGGCGTCACGCCCAGGGAGCGCCCCACGTCGAGCGCGCACAACATGCCCAGGCCCACCGCGTCCCCGTGCGACAGCTTGAAGCGTGACACGCTCTCGAGCACATGGCCGAAGGTGTGGCCGAAGTTGAGCACCCGTCGCAGGCCCTGCTGCTCGTAGGGATCCTGCGCGCACACGGTTTCCTTGAGGCGCCGCGCGTCCTTCACCAGGCGCTCCAACGAGGGCGGCCGGCGCGTGTAGTTCTGGAAGAGCTGGGCGTCGAGGCTCGCCACCATCTTCCACGCCTCGAGCGCGCCCTCGCGCCGCTGCGTGTCCGAGAGGCTCTCGAAGAGCTCCGGACACAGCCACGTCTCCTCGGCGTAGTGGAAGACGCCCACGGGGTTCTTCACCACCTGCCCGTTCACGGTGACGTCCACCGCCCCCTTGCCGCCGAGGCTGCTGTCCACCGCCGCGAGCAGCGTGGTGGGCACCTGCACCAGCCGCACGCCCCGCTTGAGCAGGTGCGCGGCCATGGTGCACACGTCGCCGATGGTGCCCCCGCCAATGGCCACGAGCGTGCCCGAGCGCGGCAGCATGATGCCCGCGGAGAGCACCTGCTCCAGGGACTCGAAGGACTTGGCCCGCTCGCCTCCCATGATCTGGAGGATGGCGTGGGGACGGCGCGCCTGGAGCGCGGGCAGGAGGGAGGGGTGCAGCTTGGCCACGCGCTTGTCCACCACGACGAGGCTGCCCTCGGGCAGGGTGGCGCTCACGCGCGAGAAGGCCCCCCAGCGGTCATTGGCGGGACGGTAGGCGCCGGGGGGAAGAGAAGTGTAGGCGCCAGGAGGAAGAGAGGTCATGTGGAGTGGGGCCAGGCGTTGAACTGCAGGGCGAGGTCGGCCAGGACGAGCGACACCATGGCCTCCAGGACGGGGACGGCGCGGGGCATGATGCAGGGATCATGGCGGCCGCCCTTGGCGTGATCCGCGAGCGTGGCGGGGGGCTTGAAGTAGACGCGCAGGAACATGGGCTCGCCATTGGTGAGGCCTCCCTGGATGCCGCCGTAGGTGTCCTTGCGCGCGTGGAACTGGAGGCCGGGCTGCGCGATGCGCTCGAGCAGATCCGGCGGCCCCCAGACGACGCCGGTGACGGCGCCCACGCTGCCCAGCGCCTGCGCGATCAGCGCCTTGATCTTTCCGAAGATGGGCTCGCCCAGGCCCACGGGCAGGCCCTCGACGCGCACGTCGATGCTGCCGCCCAGGCTGTCTCCCGCCTCCTTGGCGACGAGGATGCGCCGCGACATCTCCTCGCGCACCACCGGATCCGGGCAGCGCGTGGGGTGCTCGTCCACCTGGGCGCGCGTGAGGCCCAGCTCCGGCACCGCGCTCACCAGATCGCCCACCTGCGACACCCACGCCACCGTGGACACCTTCGGGAACTGCCGCTCGAGATACGCCTCGGCGATGGTGCCGCCGATGACCCGGCAGAGCGTCTCGCGGCCGCTGGTGCGTCCGCCACCGCGGTGATCCCGGTGCTTGAAGCGCTCGCGCCACACGGCGTCCGCGTGGCCGGGGCGATCCTCCGCCTTGAGCTTGTCGTAGTCCCCCGAGCGCTGGTTGGTGTTGCGCACGATGGCCGCGATGGGCGTGCCGAGCGTCTTGCCCTCGAAGACGCCGGAGAGGATCTCCACCTGATCCGGCTCGGAGCGGGCGGTGGTGATGGTGGACTGGCCGGGCCGGCGGCGATCCAGCGCGGCCTGGATGCGCGCCGTCTCCAGGGGCACACCCGCGGGGCAGCCGTCGATGACGGAGCCCAGGGCCGGGCCGTGGCTCTCACCGAAGGTGGTGAGGCGGAACAGGGTACCAAAGGTGTTCATGTGGCGGTCTCCCAGAGGGCTCGCTGCCGGCGGGCCTGGGCAATGAACCACGCCGCGCCGAGGAGCAGGGGCACTCCCCCGCGGCGGGTGATCTCGGTGGCGATGCGACGTGCCGGGGCGCCGTAGGCGATGACGGCGACGCGGGCTCCCTCTAAGCGCAGGGTCTCCGGGGGCGCGATGCGATCCGGCCACGTCCAGAGGCCCGTGCCCTTCAGGGGCTCGGAGATGGAGGCGCGGCGCAGGAAGCGCAGGTGGTCGCGCTCGGAGGCGGCGGCGCGCAACGCGGCGCCCACCCCTCCATCTCCGAGCACGAAGAGGTCCCCTCCACCGAGCCGCTCGAGCACCGCGCGGGCGCCCTCGGTGTCGGTGTTGAAGGACTCCCAATGGTCCCCGCGGCGCACGAGCGTGTTGATGGCGTCGATCGACGCGCCGGTGTGCCGGGCGAGGCGCGGCTTGAAGGGACTGGTGATGGCGAAGCCGCGGTAGTGGGGCAGCAGCGCGTCCACGAGCGCCTCGACGGGGGCGTCCTCGGCCAGGTCGATGCGATCGAAGGGCTGGGGGTGGATGCGCGGCGAGCGCGAGTGGGCGATGGAGGTGCCGAGGATGCCCAGCCGTCCCTCGCGCGCGGGGGCACGGGCCTCGCGCGCCGCGTCCAGCAGCAGCCGCTGTCCCGGCGCCGCCTTCCAGTCGCCTCCGATGGCCACGTACTCGAGCAGGTTGCGCCGGGAGAGCACCGCGCGCACGGGGAGCGCGATCGGTCCCATCGTGAGCACCGTCACCCGCTCCGCGCCGAAGCGCTCGCCCAGTCTCCTCTGGGTCTCGAGCAGCTCGGCGATCCGCGCCGCGGAGGGCTCGCCGAGCGGCTCGACATGCTTCACCAGGGCTCCCTCCGGCAGGGGTCCCTCCCACAGGCGCAGCGCCTCGTCGGTCTTCAGCGGGCGATCGGCGTGGTGCGAGGCGAGCAGCTTGCCCGCCGGAGCGTCCAGTGCGCTCGCGTGGACCACGTCCCGATCCACCCAGCGCGCGGCGGCCACCCATGCGGGAGGCAGGGGCACGCCCCGCTCGGACACGAGCAGTTCCAGGATGCGCGCGAGCGCCGCGGCATCCACCGCGTCGGCCGGGTGCAGGTCCGTGCGCACCTCCAGCATGTCCGCGCCCAGACTCCGGGCGTCGGTGGCGAAGCGCAGGGCTTCGGCGCCTCGCAGGACCGGGGGAAGGGTGACGACGAGGCGCGCGGACTTCATCAGGGATTCTCCGGGTCGGCGAAGGCTCGCAGGAACGCGGCGATGCCCACCGTGGGGACGCGGGCGTGCAGCACCTCGCGTTGCTCGTAGATGGCGCTCAGCTCCTCCTCGAGGCTCACGTCTGGGCGCAGCCGCGGCCGGCGCGTGTCCTTGAGCAGGCGCTCGCGGTAGGTCTCGAAGGTGATGGGCACCAGCAGGGTGTGGCAGTCCCGCAGGGCCTCCGGATGGTGGGACAGGAAGCCGCCTCCCACCGCCACGAGCCCCCCGGCGGGCAGGGTGAGGAACAGGTCGCGCTCGGCCCGGCGGAAGCCGTCGGTGTCCGTGGCCACCCAGTCGCGCAGCGAGCGGCCCGAGTGCTTCTCCAGCTCGACGTCCAGATCCACCCCGGGCCTGCCGGTCAGCGCGCTGACGAGCGGCAGCAGCCGCGTCTTGCCCGCGGAGCGGTGTCCGCCGATCACGATGGTCCTCCACGCGGGGGGCGGGGTGCCGGGCGGAAGCCGGGCGAACTCCTCGCGGATCGAGTCGGTGAGCCGCGGGTCCACGGCCCCGAGGATTTTTTCGATGAGGTGTTTCCGCTGCTCAGCGGACGGTACCGACATAGACGTAAGATGTCCCGAACGTCAGGGGATGGGCCACTTTTTCCTTATAGCCGCCTGACTGCTCCATAAGGGCGAGGAATCTGTCCCCCGCGGGGAACGCGGCGGAGGTGCGCGGCAGGTACTCGTAGGCGGCCCGGTTGCCGGTGAGCAGCCCGCCCACGCGCGGCATGACGACCTTGCTGTAGAAGCGGAACAGGGCGCCGAAGAAGCCCGAGGGCTGGCCGAACTCCAGCACCACCACCCGGCCTCCGGGGCGCACCACCCGGGCCATCTCGCTCAGGCACTTCACCGGATCATCCACGTTGCGGATGCCAAAGGCGATGGAGGCCACGTCGAAGCTGTTGTCCGCGAAGGGCAGGGCCATGGCGTCGGCGACCTGGAACTCCACGCGCAGCCCCTCGCGCTCGGCCTTGGCCGGAGCGCTGTCCAGCATCTCCTTGCAGAAGTCCGTGCCCACCACGCGCCCCGTCTCGCCCACCTGGCGCTTGAAGGCCAGCGCCAGGTCTCCGGTGCCGGTGGCGCAGTCGAGCACGGCATCCCCGGACTTCGCGCCGCTCAGGCGCACCGCCTTGCGCCGCCACAGGCGGTGGATGCCGAGGGACAAGACCTCGTTCGTCACGTCATAACGCGTGGCGATGGAGGAGAACATCTGACGTACTTCGGTGCTCATTCGAGCCCTCGCCTGGGGAGAGTCGACCGCGCGCGCCGCTGGGTCGCCGGTGGAGTTCACGTTGTTTTGAACCCCGTATTGCTTGTATAGCCCAACGCGCGGACAGGACAACAAGAGGTTGTGGCGAGCGCGCGTTGGCGCGGGACGGTGGCGGGACGCATGAGGACGGCTGATGACGACACTCGGATCCACTGACGCGAGCCGTTGGGTGGCGGGGTGGATCCCCCTGCCCGCGGTGGATCCGCTCGCTGGAGCGGACGCGTTCGGAGAGCCGTCCGTGTATTGGGAGCGGCCGCTCGCGCGCGAGGCGGCGGCGGGATGGGGCGAGGCGGGCACGAGGGAGGCCACGAGCCCGGCACGGGCCCAGGCGGTGTTGAAGGAGTTGTCGGCGCCGGACACCGTGCGCTGGCTGGAGGCGCCGCCCGCCGGGCTCCCCGGGCCCTGGTTCGGGGGCATGCGCTTCTCGGCGAGCGGGCAGGACGCGGGCTGGAGTCCGTTCGGCTTCGGCCGGTGGACGCTGCCCGAGACTCTGGTGTGGCGCACGGAGCGGGGGCTCGCGTTGGCGGTCTTCGCGCCCGAGGGGCCCGGTGCCGAGGATCGGGTGCGCTCGCGGCTGTCGCGCATGGGCTCGGCCTTTCCCTCCGGCCACCGGCATCCACGGGGCACGCCCCAGACGCTGCGCGTGTCCTCGCCCCGGCCGGACTTCGAGGAGCGGGTGGAGCGCGCGGTGGAGGCCATCCGCGCGGGCAACCTGCTCAAGGTGGTGCTGGCGCGGGCGGTGGAGGTGGAGGCCGAGCACGACTTCGATCGGGTGGACACGCTGGCGCGGCTGCGCGAGCAGAACCCGCGCTGTGCCACCTTCCTCTTCCAGGCGCCGGACGGCACGGCCTTCCTGGGCGCCACGCCGGAGACGCTCTGCCGGCTGGAGGGTCGCCTGCTGGAGACGGAGGCGCTCGCTGGCTCCGCCTCTCCGGCGCGCTCCGGGGAGTTGGGTTCGAGCGACAAGGATCGCCGGGAGCATGAGGCGGTGGTGAGCTACATCCTCGAGACGCTCCAGCCCCTGGCCGAGCGGCTCGATGCGGACCGGGAGCCGTCGTTGCTGCCCTTGAAGAACGTGGTGCACCTGCGCACGGGCATCCGCGCCGGGCTGCGCGAGGGGGTGGGAGTGGCCGAGCTGGTGGCTGCCCTGCAACCCACACCCGCGGTGGGTGGCACGCCCCGGGCGCTCGCCCTGGAGTTCATCGCCACGCACGAGTCGCTGGATCGCGGCTGGTACGCGGGGCCGGTGGGTTGGGTGGGTCCCGGGCGGGCCCACCAGGTGGTCGCGCTGCGCTCGGCTCGGGTGAAGGCCCGCCAGGCACGGCTTTTCGTGGGGGCTGGTATCGTGGCGGGCTCGCGCGCCGAGGCGGAGTGGCACGAGACGGAGATGAAGGGACTGGCGATGTTGCGGGCGCTCGGAGGGGGACATGTTTGACGCCCACGTGAATCAACTCTGGGCCCGGGCCCTCGTGGAGGAGCTGGTGCGCAGCGGGGTGAGGCACGCCGTGGTGTGTCCGGGCTCGCGCTCCTCTCCCGTGGCTCACGCGTGCGCCACGGTCGAGGGCCTGCGCACCTGGTCCGTCATCGACGAGCGCAGCGCGGGCTTCTTCGCGTTGGGCATGGCCAAGCAGTCGCGCGTGCCGGTGGTGCTGGTGGCCACGAGCGGCACGGCGGGCGCGCACTTCTACCCGGCGGTCATCGAGGCCGCCATGTCGCAGGTGCCGCTGGTGGTGCTCACCGCGGACCGGCCCCTGGAACTGCAGGGCTGGGGAGCGCCCCAGACGGTGCCCCAGGCGCGCATGTTCGGGGAGTTCTCCCGGCTGTTCGCGGACGTGGGCCTGCCGGAGTCGGAGGACGTGGCGCTCGTGCACCTGCGCGCCACGGTGGCCCGGGCGGTGAGCGTGGCCCAGCGCGCGCCACGGGGCACGGTGCACCTCAACGTGCCGTTTCGCGAGCCCCTGGCGCCCGTGCCCGGCGAATCCCGCGCGGAGCACCTGTCCGCGCTCGCCCGGGAGGGGCGGCCGGGAGCCCCGCTCACGCGCATCAGTCCGCCGGTGCGCCAGCCGGATCCGCTGACGCTGGCGGCGGTGCGCGCGCGCGTGGCCGCCACCGAGCGGGGCGTCATCGTCTGCGGCCCCCGGGACGAGAACGACGGCTTCGCGGAGGCCATCGCCTCGCTGGCCGAGGCCACGGGTTATCCGGTGCTGGCGGAGGCCACGTCGCAGGCCCGCTATGGTGGTGGGCCCCTCACGCTGTCGCTCTACGACGCGATGTTGCGGCACGAGCCCTTCGCCCGCGACCACCGGCCGGAGCTGGTGCTGCGCTTCGGCGGCGGGCTCACGCCCAAGGCACCTCAGTCATGGATCGAGAGCTCGGGCGCGGAGGTGGTGCTCTTCAGTGACGAGGGCGCGCTGTTCGATCCCTCGCACCGCGCCTCGCGCGTGGTGGAGGGCTCGGCGGTGGCGGCGTGCGAAGCGCTCGGCAAGGGGCAGTCGCGAGGGCTGGGTCCCTGGGCGCGCGGCTTCCTGTGGGCCGAGCAGTGGTGCCGGGCGGCGCTGGAGTCGGCCTTCTCGGAGGACGCGACACTCACGGAGATGCGGCTCGCCCATGACGTGGTGGCGGTGCTGCCGGATGGGGCGAACCTCTTCGTGTCCAGCAGCATGCCCATCCGGGACGTGGACGCGTTCGCGCCCGCGTCGGGGCGGAGTCTGCGTGTGCTGGCCAACCGGGGCGCCAATGGCATCGACGGCATCATCTCGAGCGCGCTCGGGATGGCGGCGGCCTCGGGGCGGCCCACGGTGTTGCTCACCGGGGACCTGGCCCTGCTGCATGACATGGGCGGCCTGCTGCTGGCGCGCCGCAATGGTGTCCCCCTGACGGTGGTGGTGGTGAACAACGACGGGGGAGGCATCTTCTCCTTCCTGCCCATCGCCCAGGCCGAGGGGGCGCGCGCGCACTACGAGTCCCTGTGGGGCACGCCCCACGGCATGGACTTCGCCCACGCCGCCGCGCTCTACCAGGCGCGCTACCGGCGGGTGGAGTCGCCCGCGGCGCTGCGCTCGGCGGTGGCCGAGGGGCTCAAGGGTGGGTTGAACCTCATCGAGGTCCAGGTGAGGGATCGCGCGAGGAACGTGGAGTCGCACCGGCAGCTATTCGCGAGGATGGCCGCCGCACTGGGAGAGGGCCCATGGCTCTGAAGCTGGCGTATGAGACGTGGGGAGAGGGGGAGCACCCCCTTCTCCTCGTGCACGGGTTCACGGGGAACCGCACGTCGTTCGATCACCTGCGTTCTTTGTGGAGCCCGCACGTCAAGGCCATCGTGGTGGAGCTGCCGGGGCACGGGCAGACGCCGCTGCCCACGCGCCCCGGACGCGAGGGTTTCCTGGAGACGCTCGACGCGCTCTACGCGGTGCTCGACGAGCTGAACGTGGCGCGCACGAACCTCCTGGGCTACTCGCAGGGGGCGCGCTTCGCGCTGGCGGCGGTGATGCGCCGGCCCGAGCGCTTCACGCGGCTCATCATGGAGAGCGGCTCGCCGGGGCTGCATCGTCGTCAGCACCGCACGGAGCGGCGGGTGAAGGACAGCGAGCTGGCGCTCTTCCTGCGGCAGAAGGGGCTCACGGCGTTCATGGACTACTGGGAATCGCTGCCGCTGTTCGCGGGATTGCAGCGCCTGCCCGAGGACCGGCGCGCGGCCCTGCGAGCCCGGCGGTTGGCGAACACGGCCGAGGGCCTGGCCGGAGCGCTGGAGTGCCTGGGCCTGGGCGTGCAGCCGGACTACTGGCCGGAGCTGCAGCGCCAGCGGCTGCCCACGCTGTTGCTCACGGGCGCGCTGGACGAGAAGTTCACCCTGACGGCGCGGCGGATGGCGGAGGAGCTGCCGGTGGTCTACCGCCGCGCGTTCGAGGGTTGCACCCACGCGCCGCATCTGGAAGTGCCCGAGGAGTTCGCCCAGGAGGTGCTCTCCTTCATCCGCACGCCCTGGTACGAGTCCCCCGAGTTCGAGAGCACCGGAGCCGATGCGAGCCCGGCGCCGGTCGCCTCCGTGGATCCCTCCCTGCCCTCGAAGTCCCAGCCCACCCCATGAACGCGATTGCTCCCGCGATGCAGGCGCCTCGTCCCACCTTGAAGACGTGGTTGATGGCCGCCCGGCCCAAGACGCTCACGGCGGCGCTGGTGCCGGTGATGGTGGGCACGGCGCTCGCGTATGGACTGGGCGTGGGCCGGTGGTTGCCCGCGCTGGCGGCGCTCGTGGGCTCGATGTTCATCCAGGTGGGCACCAACCTGACGAACGACTACTTCGACTTCAAGAAGGGCGCGGACACGGCGGAGCGGGTGGGGCCCCAGCGGGTGACGCAGAGTGGGCTCATCGCTCCGAGCACGGTGCTGGCGAGCGCGCTCGTGTGCTTCGGACTGGCGGTGCTCACGGGCATCTACCTGGTGGTGGTGGGCGGCTGGCCCATCGTGGCCATCGGGGTGGCGTCGGTGCTGGCGGGCTACTCGTACACGGGCGGCCCCTTTCCCCTGGCCTACCACGGGCTCGGTGACGTGTTCGTCTTCGTGTTCTTCGGGTTGGTGGCGGTGCCGGGCACCTTCTACGTGCAGGCGCTGACGGTGACGTCGGCGGCGTGGTGGGCGGCCATTCCGGTGGGGGCGATCGGCACGGCCCTGCTGGTGGTCAACAACCTGCGCGATGCGGCCACGGACGTGAAGGCGGGCAAGCGCACCCTGGTGGTGCGCCTGGGATTGCGCGCGGGACGGGCCGAGTACGTGGCGCTCCTGGCGCTCGCCTTCGCCACGCCCCTGGCGATGTGGAGCCTGGGCCTGTCGAGCGCGTGGGTGATGCTCGCGTGGCTGAGCGCTCCCCTGGCGGTGCCGCTGCTCAAGCTCGTGCTTGGGCAGGAGGGCGCGCCGCTCAACCCGGCCCTGGGTGGGACGGCGA
This genomic interval from Cystobacter ferrugineus contains the following:
- the aroC gene encoding chorismate synthase → MNTFGTLFRLTTFGESHGPALGSVIDGCPAGVPLETARIQAALDRRRPGQSTITTARSEPDQVEILSGVFEGKTLGTPIAAIVRNTNQRSGDYDKLKAEDRPGHADAVWRERFKHRDHRGGGRTSGRETLCRVIGGTIAEAYLERQFPKVSTVAWVSQVGDLVSAVPELGLTRAQVDEHPTRCPDPVVREEMSRRILVAKEAGDSLGGSIDVRVEGLPVGLGEPIFGKIKALIAQALGSVGAVTGVVWGPPDLLERIAQPGLQFHARKDTYGGIQGGLTNGEPMFLRVYFKPPATLADHAKGGRHDPCIMPRAVPVLEAMVSLVLADLALQFNAWPHST
- a CDS encoding shikimate dehydrogenase yields the protein MKSARLVVTLPPVLRGAEALRFATDARSLGADMLEVRTDLHPADAVDAAALARILELLVSERGVPLPPAWVAAARWVDRDVVHASALDAPAGKLLASHHADRPLKTDEALRLWEGPLPEGALVKHVEPLGEPSAARIAELLETQRRLGERFGAERVTVLTMGPIALPVRAVLSRRNLLEYVAIGGDWKAAPGQRLLLDAAREARAPAREGRLGILGTSIAHSRSPRIHPQPFDRIDLAEDAPVEALVDALLPHYRGFAITSPFKPRLARHTGASIDAINTLVRRGDHWESFNTDTEGARAVLERLGGGDLFVLGDGGVGAALRAAASERDHLRFLRRASISEPLKGTGLWTWPDRIAPPETLRLEGARVAVIAYGAPARRIATEITRRGGVPLLLGAAWFIAQARRQRALWETAT
- a CDS encoding isochorismate synthase, which encodes MTTLGSTDASRWVAGWIPLPAVDPLAGADAFGEPSVYWERPLAREAAAGWGEAGTREATSPARAQAVLKELSAPDTVRWLEAPPAGLPGPWFGGMRFSASGQDAGWSPFGFGRWTLPETLVWRTERGLALAVFAPEGPGAEDRVRSRLSRMGSAFPSGHRHPRGTPQTLRVSSPRPDFEERVERAVEAIRAGNLLKVVLARAVEVEAEHDFDRVDTLARLREQNPRCATFLFQAPDGTAFLGATPETLCRLEGRLLETEALAGSASPARSGELGSSDKDRREHEAVVSYILETLQPLAERLDADREPSLLPLKNVVHLRTGIRAGLREGVGVAELVAALQPTPAVGGTPRALALEFIATHESLDRGWYAGPVGWVGPGRAHQVVALRSARVKARQARLFVGAGIVAGSRAEAEWHETEMKGLAMLRALGGGHV
- a CDS encoding citrate synthase, with product MPKDTLTITDNRTGKTYEIPIENGCIRTNGLRQIKVSDDDFGLMGYDPAFLNTANCKSAITFIDGDKGILEYRGYPIEQLAERSSFLEVSYLLLNGELPTEKQLEEFRYLVTHHTYVHENIKTFMDGFRYDAHPMSMLSSTVAALSGFYPDAKHTKDERSRRIQMTRLIAKMPTLAAFSYRHSMGLPYVYPDNDLSYVGNFLAMVRKIGTTTYKVHPTLEKALDVLFILHADHEQNCSTTSVRTVGSSEVDPFSAVASGIAALYGPLHGGANEAVLRMLREIGHVSKVPEFIKQVKGGEGGSKLMGFGHRVYKSYDPRAKVIKRVADEVFEVTGKNPLLEIAVELERIALQDEYFVKRKLYPNVDFYSGLIYEAMGFPVEMFPVLFAIPRTVGWVTQWEEMVKDPEQKIARPRQVYTGSKRRDYVPMNARAQK
- a CDS encoding shikimate kinase, whose translation is MSVPSAEQRKHLIEKILGAVDPRLTDSIREEFARLPPGTPPPAWRTIVIGGHRSAGKTRLLPLVSALTGRPGVDLDVELEKHSGRSLRDWVATDTDGFRRAERDLFLTLPAGGLVAVGGGFLSHHPEALRDCHTLLVPITFETYRERLLKDTRRPRLRPDVSLEEELSAIYEQREVLHARVPTVGIAAFLRAFADPENP
- the ubiE gene encoding bifunctional demethylmenaquinone methyltransferase/2-methoxy-6-polyprenyl-1,4-benzoquinol methylase UbiE, producing MSTEVRQMFSSIATRYDVTNEVLSLGIHRLWRRKAVRLSGAKSGDAVLDCATGTGDLALAFKRQVGETGRVVGTDFCKEMLDSAPAKAEREGLRVEFQVADAMALPFADNSFDVASIAFGIRNVDDPVKCLSEMARVVRPGGRVVVLEFGQPSGFFGALFRFYSKVVMPRVGGLLTGNRAAYEYLPRTSAAFPAGDRFLALMEQSGGYKEKVAHPLTFGTSYVYVGTVR
- a CDS encoding 3-dehydroquinate synthase produces the protein MTSLPPGAYTSLPPGAYRPANDRWGAFSRVSATLPEGSLVVVDKRVAKLHPSLLPALQARRPHAILQIMGGERAKSFESLEQVLSAGIMLPRSGTLVAIGGGTIGDVCTMAAHLLKRGVRLVQVPTTLLAAVDSSLGGKGAVDVTVNGQVVKNPVGVFHYAEETWLCPELFESLSDTQRREGALEAWKMVASLDAQLFQNYTRRPPSLERLVKDARRLKETVCAQDPYEQQGLRRVLNFGHTFGHVLESVSRFKLSHGDAVGLGMLCALDVGRSLGVTPDKVAARVETALEKGPGVLNRKRTAALLKRAALEDIEALLAADKKTGAAGELRMVLLTDIGVAEVRDVSAPEWRALWPAWTKGVRP
- a CDS encoding 3-phosphoshikimate 1-carboxyvinyltransferase, producing MTSSSQTRLHVDPSRLTPAVLTPPISKSDAQRALVLAHLTGAWPLPEIQREPEHFLPADVRVLRRGVEALRLPPGTVRDVDCADGGAPFRILVTQAAVTPGAHVRLTGTPRLGERPHGPLFESLREALGPSGLVLTEGKPWPVEIRAPERTGEPVFRVPGDQSSQYASSLLLGCAALYLRERRPWRVEITGTLTSAGYLELTVSWLRRFGFTVEERDGRFEVADYRAPERTPAMPGDWSSLGYLLLLAWRTGGSVERADLGSAHPDQALVRLVERAGLRAEAGLNSTLRLVGEARDGLVASGKECPDLLPTLAALACVLPRSSTLTDVGILRVKESDRLEGIRTLVDAVGGKTVLEGETLTIHPPPTPPRHFAMDSRGDHRMAMVSATLSALSGAALTLTGPECVEKSFPGFWQQLELTGARLT